A stretch of DNA from Senegalia massiliensis:
TCTTTTAGTAAGTCATCTTTTATTTTCCATAAATCATATGATAAATCTACATAATATTTATGAGGATGTTCAAATCTTAATACTTCTTCCCAAAGAGTATCTATTTGTTCCTTACAAAATCTTTTTATATTATCTACATTAGGACTTTCATATATACATTTTCCTTTATCAAATATTTTTGTAAGTATCTTTTCTGCTTTAAAATTGTAAACTTTTTTTCTTTTCCAAGTATATAAAGGATTAAACAATTCATATGGTCTATCTTCGTACACCTTTTCTCCTTCCATTGTAACTAAATCTGCTATAGCTTTACCTGTTTCTTTATCATACAACCTATAAAGATCTTTAGCACCTGGTGTTGTGATTTTTTCAACATTAGCACTTACTTTAATTTTTGGTATTATACTTTCATCCTTTTCTACAGCTACAAGTTTATAAACACCACCAAATACAGGTTCAGATTTAGATGTTATAAGTCTTTCGCCTACACCAAATGAATCTACTTTTGCATCTTGAAGAAGTAATTCACGTATTATGTATTCATCTAATGAATTTGATGCTACTATCTTACAATCTTCTAGTCCTGCTTCATCAAGCATCTTTCTAACTGCTTTTGAAAGATATGCTATATCTCCACTATCAAGTCTTACTCCTTTTGGTCTATAACCTTTTTCTACTACTTCTTCTTTAAAAACTTTAATTGCATTAGGTACTCCTGACTTAAGTACGTCGTAAGTATCAACTAATAATACACAATTATCTGGGTATGTCTTTGCATAAGTTCTAAATGCTTCTTCTTCTGTTTCAAATAGCTGCACCCAACTATGAGCCATAGTTCCTGTAGCAGGTATATTATAATCTCTATCAGCTATAGTACAAGCAGTTCCATCACATCCACCAATATATGATGCTCTTGCTCCCAAAGTAGCGCCATCATACCCCTGAGCCCTTCTTGAACCAAATTCAAGTACTGGTCTCCCAGCTGCAGCCCTTACTATTCTATTAGCTTTTGTTGCAATCAAACTTTGATGATTTATAGTTAAAAGTATCATAGTTTCTATAAATTGAGCTTGTATGACAGGTCCTCTTACTTTTACAATTGGCTCTCTTGGAAATATTGGCATTCCTTCTTTTACTGCCCATACATCACATTCAAATTTAAAATCTCTTAGATAATCTAGAAATTTAACACTAAACATATTCTTTTCTCTTAAGTAGTCTATATCTTCCTCTGAAAAATGTAGATTTTTAAGATATTCTATTAATTGTTCTACTCCTGCCATTATTGCAAATCCACCATTATCTGGAATCCGTCTAAAAAACATATCAAAATATGCTATTTTTTCATGTAACCCATGTTCTAAATATCCATTTGCCATAGTAAGTTCATAAAAATCTGCAAGCATTGTTAGATTTTTCTTATCTTGCCAATCAATTTTTGTCATTGAGTTCGCCCTCTTCCTTTATTATGTAATCGTTATCTCATTAGTTTTATTATAACCTTTAATGTGTATAATTCAAAGAAAAAATATTTTAGTTTATTTTTTATCTAATTGTGTTTGTTTTTTTTATCATTGGGTATACTATTATTAACCCCATGCAAAGCCCCTTTAATAGTGGTAGAAAGAGAGTAGGAACTCCCCCATAGACCTACTCTCTTTTCTTTATTTAATTTAAATTCTGGAGTGATTATATGGTCAATAGATGGATATTAAAGATCAGATCAAAAATTTGGTTTGTGCCAGTAATATATGGAGTTATAGCCTTTATATTATCTATAATAATAATATCAATTGATACTTTTCTTGTAGAAGAGATAAAAATTTATATTCCACAAGTACTATTAACTGATTTTGATTTGGCTCAAACAATACTTTCATCACTTGCTGCTGCCATTATAACCATGATGACTATAGCATTTTCTACAATGATGGTAGTGCTCAGTACATATTCTTCCCAATATTCCCCTAGAACATTACAAGATTTTTTAAATAAAAAGATAACTTTAAGGATATTGGGGGTATTTTTAGGTACTTTCATATATCTTATAATGTCTCTATTATTTCTAAAAGAAGACTTAGAAAATAGCTCTGTACTTTCTGCACTAGTTGGTGTAATAGCATCTATTTTTTCTGTTGCTTTTTTTATATTTTTTATACATCATGTAGCTACATTCATGCAAGTAAATAAACTTATAAATAATATCTCTGATGAATCTATTTATTTAATAAATGAACTTGATAACCATGTTATAAATGATGACAGAATAAGATATGAACATTTATATATGATAGAAAATCCAAACTTATCAATACAAGTTTTATCTCCAGAAACAGGTTATATCCAGCTTGTAGATACATCAGCAATTATAAATATTGCAAAAGAACTAGATATTTCTATTGAAATGG
This window harbors:
- a CDS encoding nicotinate phosphoribosyltransferase — translated: MTKIDWQDKKNLTMLADFYELTMANGYLEHGLHEKIAYFDMFFRRIPDNGGFAIMAGVEQLIEYLKNLHFSEEDIDYLREKNMFSVKFLDYLRDFKFECDVWAVKEGMPIFPREPIVKVRGPVIQAQFIETMILLTINHQSLIATKANRIVRAAAGRPVLEFGSRRAQGYDGATLGARASYIGGCDGTACTIADRDYNIPATGTMAHSWVQLFETEEEAFRTYAKTYPDNCVLLVDTYDVLKSGVPNAIKVFKEEVVEKGYRPKGVRLDSGDIAYLSKAVRKMLDEAGLEDCKIVASNSLDEYIIRELLLQDAKVDSFGVGERLITSKSEPVFGGVYKLVAVEKDESIIPKIKVSANVEKITTPGAKDLYRLYDKETGKAIADLVTMEGEKVYEDRPYELFNPLYTWKRKKVYNFKAEKILTKIFDKGKCIYESPNVDNIKRFCKEQIDTLWEEVLRFEHPHKYYVDLSYDLWKIKDDLLKEYSIEKLS
- a CDS encoding DUF2254 domain-containing protein — protein: MVNRWILKIRSKIWFVPVIYGVIAFILSIIIISIDTFLVEEIKIYIPQVLLTDFDLAQTILSSLAAAIITMMTIAFSTMMVVLSTYSSQYSPRTLQDFLNKKITLRILGVFLGTFIYLIMSLLFLKEDLENSSVLSALVGVIASIFSVAFFIFFIHHVATFMQVNKLINNISDESIYLINELDNHVINDDRIRYEHLYMIENPNLSIQVLSPETGYIQLVDTSAIINIAKELDISIEMERKIGEFVIKGNQILTAYSNKSLEDIKIITENITIGNYRSMFQDIEFGIQKIVDVALKALSPGINDPNTAILCIKKLSVILSQISMSQIHTMYYHDNKDVLRLTMKYSDFDELLYLSYYQIIYYGNGDQSILTEILESLSLLVESNIKVKLKVWNFGKYVINSFKKDSLEDLDKKYINLKIEKLARLTEQNKNELILK